GCTTCTGCTCCTGTCCCGGCCTTTTCGCTTTGGATAGATCGAGCTATGGAGTAATGTCCATCCCTTCGTCGAATTTTTTATCGAACTCATTCGCCTTCATAAATGTCAACCTCTTCTTTTCGGGAGCGTCTTGCGGAAATAATCCTTATTATCTCTCCCCTGTACGTAAAAACTGCCGACCAATGTTTTCCCAATATCTTGCCGATCATCAAAAATCTTGGCTCATCGATCGTCTTTGCTGATATCTCTATTCTATCGGGATCGTTCCATTAAAATTGCGCTTCCAGGAAATCGATGCCGTGTTTTTCTTTATTGCCGCCGCTCTTATTCGGATCGAATTCAAATTCAAGGCGCAACTCGTTGCGAAACGAAGAAATGAAAAAGAGAATGCAAAATCAATAAATGTATTAACTTCTTACGATGGAAGAGTAGTTGTAGTAAGGCCGTTAAACGAATGGAGTTCATTGAAAAAACGATCTAATGCAGTATTTGTTTTCATCAAAAACGCCGAAGGGCAATGGAAGAAATGCCAAATCGAAACCAATGGCGCGGAGATCGTTCAAGAAATTCTTCTCAGCGGCGATGGAAGCAAACTGTTATGGATACCTTCGAAAATCCCTTCCAGCGTGGATATGTCTTTGCATCCGTAGGGTCGAGCAAAGCCAACCTCAGCGATGTTTTGTTAGCCAAAACCATCATCACTTCGCAATGGACAACATCTTCTCCCCCAGATGCGGCGGTTGTTCGAAATGGAACGACGGCTTGGCCGGTTCCGGCAAATCGGAATCGGTGATCGATTGCCAGAAGCCGGAAAAGATGCGCTCCTCCGCAAACCGCTCCTCGGCATAGGCCGCCGCCTTTCGTCCCATCTCTTGGCGCTTGGCGCCGTCTTCCAATAAGCCGCACACCGCTTCGATAAAGCCTTCGTCCGACCGGGCGACGATCCCGGTTTCGCGCGGGTCGATCAATTCCTGCGGGCCGCCCTCGTTCATCACAATGCAGGGAAGGCCGGAGGCCTGGGCCTCGATTATTACGTTGCCGAAGGTGTCCAAGAGGCCCGGATAAACGAAAAGGTCGGAGGAAGCGTAAGCGGCGGCCAGGTCGTCGCCGAACTTGGCACCGGTCATGACGAAGCGGGAGAAGGAGGCGGTTTTGCGCCGCATTTCCTTGAAATACGGCCCGTCGCCGACGCAGTGCAAAACGAAATTTTCGTACCGAGGCGCCAAGGTTTCGTAAAGCCGCACCAGCAGATCGACGTTTTTGTCCTTGGACATGCGTCCTACGAAGAGCATCTTGCATTCCGCTTTCATCGGCCAATAATTCTCGCGGCGGCGGGCGGGAGAGAAGAACTTTGTATCCACCCACCGTTCCAAAATCGCCGTCCGTTCGGGAGAAATGCCCAAATTATGGATATCTTCCAAATACCATTTCGACGGTGAGAATACCTTGTCTGCATAGCGGTAGAACATTTTCGTGAGCAATAACGCCAACTCGGCGAACATGGGATCGTCGGAAACGTTCAGGGCGATGCGGGGCAGATCGGTGTGATAGATGCCGTAGAGCGGAACCCGCAACAGTTTGGCGCAAATCACGCCCATCACGCCCACCGGCCCCGGGGTGCTGACTACGATGGAATCGACGTCTTCGTCTTCGATGTATTTCAATATCTTCAAAATGGATGGAACCGCGATATTCACTTTTTCATAGCCGGGAGTGGGAAATTCCTGCACCGGCGGAAAATTGACGACGTTTTCGCAGGCATCGAAAACGGAAGAGTGAGACGTAACGATGCGCAAATCCTTCTCACGCTTCACCGCCGCTTCCAGAAAAACGCGGCAGGTTTTGGATACGCCGTCCATATTGACAAACGAGTCCGTAAACCAGGCCACTTTCGGCTTGCGCTTGACGCCCAGCCATTTTTCTCCTTTGTAGATCAAATCGCGCTCGCCGTGCAGGTTCTTCATGGTCATCATATATGAGCCGATCACCACCGGCGCAAAGAGGATGAAATAGTGCAGCAGTTTGGGCTTGTTGACGACGCGGACGATCATCTCGTCGAGAACGTCGCTGGCGAGGTTGAAGACGCTTTCGTTGTATTCCTCGCGCGTCATATGGCCTTCTTCGAAGAGGGACTTGAAACTGACGTTGTTGCGGATAATTTCGCGGATTTCTTCGATCAGGTTCAACTTGGCCCCCCGCGGACGGCGGAAATAATTGAAAATCCTTTTCAGGCGTTTAGCGAAATAGGCCTTCGATGGAATCTTCATGGGGCGGTTGCGCTCGAAAATGCGTCCGAGTATGGTGAGCAGTTCGCCCGATTCCGGCCCCATCTTGCTGCGGTAGTATTGATAGGCGATGCTGTTGACCTGATGAGCGAGCGTAAGGCAGCCATCGCTGGCGCCGCAGGGGCGGGTCTTCCCCCGCCGCAGGCCTTCCAAAAGGCCCGCCTTCGTCATGGTCTCCAATTCCACCTCCGTATAGCACGTGCCGATGAAGAGGCCGCTATGGTCGTCCGTGCCCGCATAGACGAACTTCTCCCACGGGCGTTCGCCTACCGGCGCGAGGCCGTGCTTGTCGGCCAGCCGTTCGATCTCCTCCTTCGTCAATTGGGCGAGAACTTGCTCCACGACGCGATTGAGTCGGCGCAGGCGGGTGCCGTTCAAAACTTCGTGCCGCTTGAACAAGAGCAGCAGTTTTTCGAAATGCTCCCAGGTCGTCCGCCCGTTCACTTTATGGAGAGGATGGGCGCAGAAGTGAAGGATGTTTTCTTGATTGAGGTAATCGACGAGGTGGTAGATGTCTTGCCGCGCTTCCTGAATTTCCAAATGCTGGCGGTCGCTGATTCCCAGGCAGACCACGTGAACCTTCACGTCTCCGGGGAAATAGGTCGTAACCTCTTCGCCGGTGACGACATTGTCGTAATGTTCGATTTCCCGCACGCCCGCGATGGTGTTGTGGTCGGTGATGACGACGAAATCCATTCCCCGCTGCATCGCCGTTTCGCGCACCTGTTCGGGCGAAGTAAAACTTTCCGGGCATCCCAACCGCTGCATCAACCATAATGAAGGACGGTCGGAAGCCCACGAATGGCAGTGCAAATCGATTTTCGCGATTCGAGACTCAATATTCATCATTAATCCTCAATCCTTGCTGCTCTTGTGAAACGCTTTTCGTTAGAGATACTGGTGGGCTACGCTTTGCTTTGAGCCCACCCTACGCGATTCATTGGCGTGAAAGCGAATGCGGGCAAGATGCCCGCTCTCCCAGGGCG
This genomic window from Candidatus Omnitrophota bacterium contains:
- a CDS encoding glycosyltransferase; its protein translation is MMNIESRIAKIDLHCHSWASDRPSLWLMQRLGCPESFTSPEQVRETAMQRGMDFVVITDHNTIAGVREIEHYDNVVTGEEVTTYFPGDVKVHVVCLGISDRQHLEIQEARQDIYHLVDYLNQENILHFCAHPLHKVNGRTTWEHFEKLLLLFKRHEVLNGTRLRRLNRVVEQVLAQLTKEEIERLADKHGLAPVGERPWEKFVYAGTDDHSGLFIGTCYTEVELETMTKAGLLEGLRRGKTRPCGASDGCLTLAHQVNSIAYQYYRSKMGPESGELLTILGRIFERNRPMKIPSKAYFAKRLKRIFNYFRRPRGAKLNLIEEIREIIRNNVSFKSLFEEGHMTREEYNESVFNLASDVLDEMIVRVVNKPKLLHYFILFAPVVIGSYMMTMKNLHGERDLIYKGEKWLGVKRKPKVAWFTDSFVNMDGVSKTCRVFLEAAVKREKDLRIVTSHSSVFDACENVVNFPPVQEFPTPGYEKVNIAVPSILKILKYIEDEDVDSIVVSTPGPVGVMGVICAKLLRVPLYGIYHTDLPRIALNVSDDPMFAELALLLTKMFYRYADKVFSPSKWYLEDIHNLGISPERTAILERWVDTKFFSPARRRENYWPMKAECKMLFVGRMSKDKNVDLLVRLYETLAPRYENFVLHCVGDGPYFKEMRRKTASFSRFVMTGAKFGDDLAAAYASSDLFVYPGLLDTFGNVIIEAQASGLPCIVMNEGGPQELIDPRETGIVARSDEGFIEAVCGLLEDGAKRQEMGRKAAAYAEERFAEERIFSGFWQSITDSDLPEPAKPSFHFEQPPHLGEKMLSIAK